A single window of Montipora capricornis isolate CH-2021 chromosome 14, ASM3666992v2, whole genome shotgun sequence DNA harbors:
- the LOC138033101 gene encoding uncharacterized protein produces the protein MNTLAVLLLAFGTFTLALSKECKDALGMESRGITDGQISASSQYDARHAPTKARLNYKPSVREPGAWSAGRRDKNPWLQIDLRNRITKVTRVATQGRPDIPQWVTKYKLQYSDNGKDFMNYKMKGETEDELFPGNKDGHTVVHHDLNPPIRARFIRFLILGNRGWTSMRVELYGCKETFECPVCHAIGQNAETECDENVKYEVCNRNDAGCQLTKTIADDNRLEVKRKCSDKQTFNKEKEECGKKKTCVNTAFCTQSRCMATSPVAFQCPVCPAAGWKAHCLGRATFAVCNKPSPACFVTQLITSDSIFQFRGCGSEQEYQSAKQVCRVTAAHCPLVAKCNKSQCMAPFPVFCSQLQRLMFKINIWTRQQLNPLWNMFCV, from the exons ATGAATACATTGGCTGTTCTATTGTTGGCATTTGGGACGTTTACTTTGGCTTTGAGCAAAG AGTGCAAAGACGCCCTTGGAATGGAAAGCCGAGGGATCACTGATGGGCAAATTAGCGCATCATCGCAGTATGATGCTAGGCATGCCCCTACCAAGGCAAGGTTGAATTATAAACCGTCTGTACGCGAACCAGGAGCGTGGTCCGCCGGAAGAAGAGATAAAAATCCATGGCTACAGATCGATTTAAGAAATCGGATCACCAAAGTAACACGTGTGGCAACGCAAGGAAGACCTGATATTCCTCAATGGGTCACAAAATACAAGCTTCAATACAGCGACAATGGAAAGGACTTTATGAATTACAAGATGAAGGGAGAAACCGAAGACGAG TTATTTCCTGGAAACAAAGACGGCCATACAGTGGTTCACCATGATCTCAACCCACCAATCAGAGCACGTTTCATCCGTTTCCTCATATTGGGCAATAGGGGATGGACATCAATGCGAGTTGAGCTTTACGGGTGCAAAG AAACGTTCGAGTGTCCTGTATGTCACGCCATTGGACAGAACGCAGAAACAGAGTGTGATGAGAATGTTAAATACGAAGTCTGCAATCGGAATGACGCCGGCTGTCAGCTGACCAAGACTATCGCCGACGACAATCGCCTTGAGGTGAAGCGAAAGTGTTCTGATAAGCAAACTTTCAATaaggaaaaagaagaatgcGGAAAAAAGAAGACTTGTGTAAACACGGCATTTTGCACGCAGTCGCGGTGCATGGCTACATCGCCAG TGGCCTTTCAATGCCCCGTCTGCCCTGCCGCAGGATGGAAAGCACATTGTCTGGGCAGAGCCACATTCGCGGTCTGCAACAAACCCAGTCCCGCGTGCTTTGTGACACAGTTAATAACTTCCGACAGTATTTTTCAGTTCCGGGGTTGCGGCAGTGAACAGGAATACCAGAGTGCAAAGCAAGTGTGCCGTGTAACTGCAGCACACTGCCCACTTGTAGCCAAGTGCAACAAATCACAGTGCATGGCTCCTTTTCCAG